In Leptospiraceae bacterium, one DNA window encodes the following:
- a CDS encoding PIN domain-containing protein — MKVLVDTSVWIDHLHKTDILLVELLRNSEIVTHPFIIGELILGTMKNKEKFLLELSHLSKTIVATQKEVIFTIQKYNLSGKGIGWVDAHLLSSALISKSKIYTKDKNLKKIAEKISFKISSLNRFAK, encoded by the coding sequence TTGAAAGTTCTGGTAGATACCTCTGTTTGGATTGATCATCTCCATAAAACAGATATCCTATTAGTTGAACTTCTTCGAAATTCTGAAATTGTAACTCATCCGTTTATCATTGGTGAATTGATTTTAGGGACAATGAAGAATAAAGAAAAATTTCTGCTGGAGTTGTCTCATTTATCTAAGACAATTGTAGCAACGCAAAAAGAAGTTATTTTTACAATTCAGAAATATAATTTATCAGGAAAAGGAATTGGATGGGTTGACGCTCATCTTTTATCGAGTGCATTGATTTCCAAATCTAAAATTTATACAAAAGATAAAAACTTAAAAAAAATTGCAGAAAAAATTAGTTTTAAGATTTCTTCTTTAAATAGATTCGCTAAGTGA
- a CDS encoding SpoIIE family protein phosphatase: protein MNKITIIFVCIVFVNIRCKNSFSSTPVAVKGVLDLRTIISQDLHSEKKSWEFERDGNLSLMGEWEFYWNEFINPIKFTSPVGTASSKNIPVDFFKVPSAWNGYEPIQNGLRGKPVSGDGYATYHLKILLNKPRELSMKMPIIVSAYRLYANGKLIAESGVPGKNSKESIPRFFTQVVRLPANISTEVDLVLHISNFHHRKGGFRNPILLGLDKDIHEKRERNLFLYGFPAGAFLIIGFYHFGLYFYRRRDSSALWFGLYSVFMSLNTLLSGEYYFHHIFPNLSYEIGRKVEYITQFMSIPTLVLFIEKLYPVSKQRLFPGFIKGTSYLLALFVLLSPAKIFTYTFPVMEPIMLFAYVYCIYVLSRAFYLKQDGAVAYLFSLIIITGICINDICHYHQIIYTGYYLPIGMVVFIFSQTIFLSRRFTWALIQSEELSIGLEKKVNERTIELEKSNIQISKERDETESLSKLIKNLNENLDIKRIMAKIHEYIKTNYNIQYYGLAVVDKYKERLQTLEAFPPESLSHEDREYIQTFSTNIQEMVFGFHAYSFKTKKPFFVNRIIESAFTPEENTYKKKAKFDSILTIPLILENEPIGFLDLYNVGRMEMTDIDITKLTILGEQLSGIIYSSILFGIINEKTKKLNSSLKLIQHDLSVAKKIQQNMLIIHDSVLDKLKIIPEYIPMSEVGGDFYGIHKVSNHLYRIFLADATGHGVQAALITMAIKGIYDSLKQFDLEPNVILEIFNREYVERYNSLNSYATAIIVDIDTKKRILKFASAGHPNCILFKNSKIHFLSRTGSMIGLGKNNIYECVEYDFWKEDRLYLFTDGIFEEFDSQNNEFGEERVYSIFTKNRNLSIEKSIQELLKNLDGFLKDKPKQDDLTILGIEYQ from the coding sequence ATGAATAAAATAACTATAATATTTGTTTGTATCGTGTTTGTGAATATTCGGTGCAAAAATTCTTTTAGTTCTACCCCTGTTGCTGTTAAAGGAGTCTTAGACCTTCGTACAATAATTTCTCAAGACCTGCATTCTGAAAAAAAAAGTTGGGAATTTGAAAGAGACGGAAATTTAAGTCTTATGGGAGAGTGGGAATTTTATTGGAATGAATTTATAAACCCGATAAAATTTACAAGTCCAGTGGGCACTGCAAGTTCTAAAAATATTCCTGTAGATTTTTTTAAAGTGCCTAGTGCTTGGAATGGATACGAGCCAATTCAAAATGGACTTCGTGGGAAACCAGTTTCAGGAGACGGGTATGCAACCTATCATTTGAAAATTCTTTTAAATAAGCCCAGAGAGCTCTCCATGAAAATGCCGATTATTGTATCAGCGTATCGGCTTTATGCAAACGGGAAGTTAATCGCAGAGTCCGGTGTCCCAGGAAAAAATTCTAAAGAGTCCATTCCAAGATTTTTTACACAAGTAGTGAGGCTCCCTGCAAATATTTCCACAGAGGTAGATTTAGTTTTACATATTTCTAATTTTCATCATCGCAAGGGAGGTTTTAGAAATCCTATTTTGCTTGGATTGGATAAAGACATTCACGAAAAAAGGGAAAGGAATTTATTTCTTTACGGATTTCCTGCTGGAGCATTTTTAATTATCGGATTCTACCATTTCGGTTTATATTTTTATAGAAGAAGGGATAGCTCGGCTTTATGGTTTGGTTTGTATTCTGTTTTTATGTCCTTGAATACATTGTTAAGTGGAGAATACTATTTTCACCATATTTTTCCTAATCTGTCTTATGAGATTGGCAGAAAGGTTGAATATATCACTCAGTTCATGTCTATACCGACTTTGGTACTGTTCATAGAAAAGTTATACCCTGTATCCAAACAAAGATTATTTCCTGGGTTTATCAAAGGAACTTCTTATTTACTTGCACTATTTGTGTTGCTTTCTCCCGCAAAAATTTTTACTTACACATTCCCGGTAATGGAACCAATTATGTTGTTTGCATACGTCTATTGTATTTATGTGTTGAGTAGAGCATTTTATTTAAAGCAAGATGGAGCAGTCGCATATCTTTTTAGTTTGATCATTATTACAGGAATTTGTATTAATGATATTTGTCACTATCATCAAATCATCTATACGGGCTATTATCTTCCGATAGGAATGGTAGTATTTATTTTTTCTCAAACAATTTTTCTTTCGCGAAGATTTACTTGGGCACTGATTCAGTCTGAAGAACTCTCTATAGGCTTAGAAAAAAAGGTAAATGAAAGAACTATCGAATTAGAAAAGTCCAATATTCAGATTTCAAAAGAGAGAGATGAAACAGAGTCTTTAAGCAAATTGATTAAGAACCTGAATGAAAATTTAGATATTAAACGAATTATGGCAAAGATCCATGAATATATAAAAACAAATTATAATATACAATACTACGGGCTTGCGGTAGTAGATAAATATAAAGAAAGACTTCAAACCTTAGAGGCTTTTCCACCAGAGTCTTTAAGTCATGAAGACAGAGAATACATTCAAACTTTCTCTACGAACATTCAAGAAATGGTCTTTGGTTTTCATGCATATTCATTTAAGACGAAGAAGCCTTTTTTTGTAAACAGGATTATAGAATCGGCATTTACCCCGGAAGAAAACACCTATAAGAAGAAAGCAAAATTTGACTCTATTCTCACTATACCTTTGATCTTAGAAAATGAGCCGATTGGATTTCTCGATTTGTACAATGTAGGTAGAATGGAAATGACAGATATCGATATTACAAAATTGACAATTCTTGGTGAACAGCTTTCGGGGATTATTTATAGTTCGATTTTGTTTGGAATAATCAATGAGAAAACAAAAAAATTAAACAGCTCTCTAAAGCTGATTCAGCATGATCTGTCTGTCGCAAAAAAAATCCAGCAAAACATGCTCATTATTCATGATTCAGTTTTAGATAAATTAAAAATTATTCCGGAGTATATTCCTATGTCAGAAGTAGGAGGTGATTTTTATGGAATACATAAAGTTAGTAACCACCTATATAGAATTTTTCTTGCAGATGCAACTGGTCATGGAGTTCAAGCCGCTCTCATCACAATGGCGATTAAAGGAATATACGATTCGTTAAAGCAATTTGACTTAGAACCAAATGTGATTTTAGAAATATTTAATCGAGAATACGTTGAACGATACAATTCTTTGAATAGCTACGCTACTGCTATAATTGTTGATATTGACACTAAGAAAAGAATTTTAAAATTTGCGTCTGCCGGACACCCTAATTGTATTTTATTTAAAAATTCAAAAATTCATTTTTTGTCTCGCACGGGAAGTATGATTGGACTTGGAAAAAATAATATCTATGAGTGTGTTGAGTATGATTTTTGGAAAGAGGATAGATTGTATTTATTTACCGATGGGATTTTTGAAGAATTCGACAGTCAAAATAACGAGTTCGGTGAAGAGAGAGTGTATTCCATTTTTACAAAAAATAGAAATTTGAGTATTGAGAAGTCCATCCAAGAATTATTAAAGAACTTAGACGGGTTTTTAAAAGATAAACCTAAGCAAGACGACCTCACTATCTTGGGCATTGAGTATCAATAG
- a CDS encoding ABC transporter permease subunit, producing the protein MMFSPDTQKRLKKFKENKRAYYSFLIIFSTYILSLFAPILVNNKPLLVFYKGSLYFPQLKFYSEKTFGGSEATSPSYKKLSKREDFINGKNFILFPPIPYGYNEDNLESLEEGSSPPSKPNLKHWLGTDDRGRDVFTRIFYGYRISMTFSLILVLIEMIAGTVIGGIQGYFSGILDISVQRIIEILSSIPFLYLILIMGSFFGRSFTVLLVTYGSLSWIGISYYMRGEFYRLKNFQFVDAARAFGISDFKIIFRHILPNALTPIVTFLPFTLIGSISVLSALDFLGYGIPAPNPSWGELIGQGRERLSAWWLIAFPSFALFFTILLSSFIGEGLRDAYDSYEKITLE; encoded by the coding sequence ATCATGTTTTCACCTGATACACAAAAAAGACTAAAAAAGTTCAAAGAAAATAAAAGGGCGTATTACTCATTTCTTATTATTTTTTCTACTTATATACTTTCTTTGTTTGCACCTATTTTAGTAAATAACAAGCCACTACTCGTTTTTTACAAAGGCTCACTATATTTCCCTCAACTAAAATTCTATTCCGAAAAAACTTTTGGAGGAAGTGAGGCGACATCTCCATCTTACAAAAAACTAAGCAAAAGAGAAGATTTCATAAACGGGAAAAATTTTATTCTTTTCCCTCCCATACCTTACGGGTACAACGAAGATAACCTAGAGAGTTTAGAAGAGGGAAGTAGTCCACCTTCCAAACCTAATTTGAAACACTGGCTTGGGACTGATGACAGAGGTAGAGATGTATTCACCAGAATATTTTACGGTTATAGAATTTCTATGACATTCAGCCTAATCTTAGTGCTTATTGAAATGATCGCAGGAACAGTCATAGGAGGAATTCAAGGATATTTTTCAGGAATTCTCGATATTTCCGTACAAAGAATCATCGAAATACTTTCTTCTATTCCATTTTTATATTTAATCTTAATTATGGGGTCATTTTTTGGAAGGAGCTTTACGGTTCTACTTGTAACTTACGGATCACTCAGTTGGATAGGCATAAGCTATTACATGAGGGGAGAATTTTACAGGTTGAAAAATTTTCAGTTCGTGGACGCAGCAAGAGCGTTTGGAATTTCTGATTTCAAAATTATTTTCCGTCACATATTGCCTAACGCACTAACACCCATTGTAACTTTTCTCCCATTCACTCTCATCGGCTCAATCTCCGTTCTTTCAGCTTTAGACTTCTTAGGTTACGGAATTCCGGCTCCAAATCCTTCTTGGGGAGAGCTGATTGGTCAAGGAAGAGAAAGGCTCAGTGCGTGGTGGCTTATTGCATTTCCTTCCTTCGCTTTGTTTTTTACGATTCTACTTTCTTCTTTTATAGGCGAAGGGCTACGAGATGCTTACGACTCTTACGAAAAAATCACTTTAGAATGA
- a CDS encoding NAD(P)H-dependent oxidoreductase encodes MKPYKISVLVGSLRRESFCRKLAKELIRLKPDTLDLEIVEIRDLQLYNQDLDEETPPVEWKNFREKILSSNGVLFITPEYNRSIPGGLKNAIDVGSRPYGKNVWQGKPGAVMSVTPGTLGAFGANHILRQSMVFLDVPMMQQPEAYVSNIASSLDQESRLNESVETFMKGFLGSFVKWVEKHNS; translated from the coding sequence ATGAAACCATACAAGATTTCAGTTTTAGTAGGTAGTTTACGAAGGGAGTCTTTTTGCAGAAAATTAGCCAAAGAATTGATTCGGTTGAAACCGGATACATTGGATTTAGAGATTGTAGAAATTAGAGATTTGCAATTGTACAATCAGGATTTAGATGAGGAGACCCCACCTGTAGAATGGAAAAACTTTCGAGAAAAAATTTTGTCTTCCAATGGAGTCTTATTTATTACTCCAGAATACAATCGGTCAATTCCAGGTGGGCTAAAAAATGCAATTGATGTAGGCTCTCGTCCTTACGGTAAAAATGTCTGGCAAGGTAAACCGGGTGCTGTAATGAGTGTTACGCCTGGGACGTTAGGCGCTTTTGGTGCAAACCACATTTTAAGACAATCCATGGTATTTCTCGATGTGCCGATGATGCAACAACCAGAAGCATACGTTAGTAATATTGCCTCATCACTCGACCAAGAATCAAGGTTGAATGAAAGCGTAGAAACATTTATGAAAGGATTTTTAGGCTCCTTTGTAAAGTGGGTAGAAAAACACAATTCTTAG
- a CDS encoding ABC transporter ATP-binding protein codes for MPNEILIELKNVHKAFGKRQILKGMNMDVKRGETMVILGPSGTGKSVTLKHITGLLNPDAGDCFIFGESISKCSEKIRRSLRAKMGVLFQSGALINWLSVYENVALPLREHKIAKGEELDKIVTEKLKWLDLLPAKDNLPSDISGGMKKRVGIARALTSNPEILLYDEPTSGLDPVLSNVFNELILRLQKELKVTSIVVTHDMESAFKIANRISFIYEGVVLFCGSPEEIKSTNNEIVQQFINGRTKGPMILDHSEEELKKQKH; via the coding sequence ATGCCAAACGAAATTTTAATAGAATTAAAAAATGTTCATAAAGCCTTCGGGAAAAGACAAATCTTAAAAGGAATGAACATGGACGTTAAAAGAGGTGAAACTATGGTGATCCTCGGTCCCTCTGGCACGGGTAAGTCCGTTACACTAAAACACATCACCGGTCTATTAAACCCTGACGCGGGAGATTGCTTTATTTTCGGTGAGTCTATTTCCAAGTGCTCCGAAAAAATTCGTAGAAGCCTAAGAGCAAAAATGGGAGTACTTTTTCAATCGGGTGCTCTAATCAATTGGCTAAGCGTTTATGAAAATGTAGCCCTCCCTCTAAGAGAGCATAAAATTGCCAAAGGTGAAGAATTAGATAAAATTGTTACAGAAAAATTAAAATGGTTGGATCTTCTCCCAGCAAAAGACAACCTACCCTCTGACATTAGCGGTGGTATGAAAAAAAGAGTAGGGATCGCAAGGGCTTTGACTTCCAACCCGGAAATACTTTTGTACGACGAGCCAACCTCTGGTCTAGACCCGGTACTTTCTAATGTATTTAACGAATTAATTTTACGACTTCAAAAAGAGTTGAAAGTTACTTCCATCGTGGTTACACATGACATGGAGAGTGCTTTTAAGATTGCAAACAGAATCAGCTTTATTTATGAAGGGGTAGTTCTATTTTGTGGCTCACCTGAAGAAATTAAATCTACAAATAATGAAATTGTACAGCAATTTATAAACGGTAGAACAAAGGGCCCCATGATTTTAGATCATTCCGAAGAAGAATTAAAAAAGCAAAAGCACTAA
- a CDS encoding ABC transporter ATP-binding protein — translation MLEIENLNVSYSVRTNSFFGKEKLRAVEDVSFKVGLSETIGLVGESGCGKSTLGRAILKLISVESGSVKFYDTDLLKLNRKEMRPFRKKIQVVFQDPYSSLNPRMTIGEIVTEGLFSHENISRKEGLEKAVAILKKVNLDSTILKRYPHEFSGGQRQRIAIARALIVNPEFIICDEAVSALDVSTQAQVINLLIDLKEERKYSYLFISHDLNIIRHISDKIAVMYLGKIVEFGSKKQISESPKHPYTKALFSSVFDIFDRKKKREILKGEIPSILNKPTGCHFHTRCPIAKEICKTTPPEWKVFSNEHKTTCHFV, via the coding sequence ATGCTTGAAATAGAAAATCTAAACGTATCTTACTCGGTTAGAACAAATTCTTTTTTTGGAAAAGAAAAACTAAGAGCCGTAGAAGACGTTAGTTTCAAAGTGGGCTTGTCTGAAACCATAGGACTTGTAGGAGAATCCGGTTGCGGAAAGTCAACACTCGGCAGAGCCATCCTAAAACTCATTTCCGTCGAATCCGGCTCTGTAAAATTTTACGATACCGATTTGTTGAAATTAAATAGAAAAGAAATGCGACCTTTCAGAAAAAAAATCCAAGTAGTGTTTCAAGACCCCTACTCTTCCCTAAATCCAAGAATGACCATAGGAGAAATTGTCACGGAAGGATTGTTCTCCCACGAAAATATTTCAAGAAAAGAAGGATTAGAAAAAGCAGTAGCCATTCTAAAAAAAGTAAATCTCGACTCTACAATTTTAAAAAGATACCCACACGAGTTTTCGGGAGGGCAAAGACAAAGAATCGCAATCGCAAGAGCTTTAATAGTAAATCCAGAATTTATTATATGCGACGAGGCGGTTTCTGCATTGGATGTTTCCACACAAGCGCAGGTAATCAATCTACTGATCGACCTAAAAGAAGAGAGAAAATATTCCTATCTGTTTATTTCTCACGACTTAAATATCATCCGGCACATATCCGATAAAATCGCAGTGATGTATCTCGGAAAGATTGTAGAATTTGGAAGTAAAAAGCAAATTTCCGAAAGCCCAAAACACCCATACACAAAAGCTCTATTCTCGTCTGTGTTCGACATATTTGATAGAAAGAAAAAAAGAGAAATCCTAAAAGGTGAAATCCCAAGTATCTTGAATAAACCGACCGGATGCCACTTTCATACACGTTGCCCTATTGCAAAAGAAATTTGCAAGACCACCCCACCCGAGTGGAAAGTTTTTTCAAACGAGCATAAAACAACTTGTCATTTTGTCTGA
- a CDS encoding type II toxin-antitoxin system VapB family antitoxin, whose protein sequence is MKTSLYISDELLKEAKLYSGIEEKTRLVQEGLKALIREKSKERLILLGGSDPKAKAVKRKRRH, encoded by the coding sequence ATGAAAACATCTCTTTACATTTCTGATGAACTATTAAAGGAGGCTAAACTTTATTCTGGAATTGAAGAGAAAACTCGGTTAGTTCAGGAAGGTCTAAAGGCACTGATCCGAGAGAAATCCAAGGAAAGGTTGATACTTCTGGGAGGAAGTGATCCTAAAGCAAAAGCAGTAAAAAGAAAACGCAGACATTGA
- a CDS encoding putative Ig domain-containing protein produces MNTTIQMSPVKKSISDRKLKIYNRQVKTNFFVFAISLGFVFSFIPNCIQNLTKCPAETLTLKTECPKENNLGILALLGLAGTGTSTGTSTSTGTSTETPTGSSTGIAPSNLIYSGSPFAFTNGLAITTQTPAVTGTVTSCTSSPALPTGLSINATTCAISGTPTVNQSATSYTITASNAYGNTTASINILVNIAPPSNLTYSGSPFAFTNGLAITTQTPAVTGTVTSCTSSPALPTGLSINATTCAISGTPTVNQGATSYTITASNAYGSTNAGINITVNPGTPTITVISSISKDASGTSNDRFTSYAYSNNGYTVTKTQYTGSTTSSGLIYAVIIDTYDIAT; encoded by the coding sequence ATGAACACAACTATACAAATGTCCCCGGTAAAAAAAAGTATTTCAGACAGAAAATTAAAAATTTATAATAGACAAGTCAAGACAAATTTCTTTGTATTTGCAATTTCACTGGGATTTGTTTTTAGCTTTATTCCAAACTGCATTCAAAATTTAACAAAGTGTCCTGCTGAAACTTTGACTCTGAAAACAGAGTGTCCAAAAGAAAATAATCTAGGAATTCTCGCATTGCTTGGTCTTGCAGGAACTGGAACAAGTACGGGTACATCGACTTCGACCGGTACAAGCACGGAAACCCCGACTGGTTCTAGTACAGGAATAGCTCCTTCAAATCTCATATATTCCGGTTCTCCGTTTGCATTTACGAATGGATTAGCAATTACGACCCAAACTCCTGCTGTAACGGGTACAGTCACAAGTTGCACGTCCAGCCCTGCTTTGCCAACGGGACTCAGTATAAATGCAACAACCTGCGCGATAAGCGGAACTCCAACGGTAAATCAAAGTGCTACAAGCTACACAATTACTGCGAGTAATGCTTATGGAAATACAACTGCAAGTATTAATATTTTAGTAAATATAGCCCCTCCTTCAAATCTCACTTATTCCGGTTCTCCGTTTGCATTTACGAATGGATTAGCAATTACGACCCAAACTCCTGCTGTAACGGGTACAGTCACAAGTTGCACGTCCAGCCCTGCTTTGCCAACGGGACTCAGTATAAATGCAACAACCTGTGCGATAAGCGGAACTCCAACGGTAAATCAAGGTGCTACAAGCTACACAATTACAGCAAGTAATGCGTATGGAAGCACAAATGCTGGTATTAATATTACTGTAAATCCCGGAACTCCAACTATTACAGTTATTTCTAGCATTAGTAAGGATGCAAGTGGCACGAGTAATGATCGATTTACGTCTTACGCATATTCGAATAATGGATACACTGTTACTAAAACACAATATACGGGAAGCACAACAAGTTCGGGATTAATATATGCTGTAATTATTGATACTTATGATATCGCGACATAA
- a CDS encoding MCE family protein has protein sequence MKLTTTLLVGVLFFGSIGVIAYFTIITEGGPLKKEGKGLKVYFPNAEGIKIGNKVTVQGVPYGYVSKVSLIQMDEKGNVLEKGEGVMTKVEVSLILQGPVKLYENYQITIKNESLLSGRVIAIDPGSAFEVDLKSKEVKLGSRSMPPIDLNTSDLKLKGKTSEDPLVSLSELIAENRSDIRKAISNVADITVKINEGKGTLGKLINNDEIHANVNTTLTDAQIVLRELREGLEDTREQAPVTSFIRAALSAF, from the coding sequence ATGAAACTCACGACAACATTACTTGTAGGCGTATTATTTTTTGGCTCAATCGGCGTGATTGCCTATTTCACGATCATCACAGAAGGTGGCCCGCTCAAAAAAGAAGGAAAGGGATTAAAGGTATATTTCCCAAATGCAGAAGGAATAAAAATCGGAAACAAGGTCACTGTCCAAGGTGTGCCTTATGGCTATGTATCCAAAGTAAGCCTAATCCAAATGGACGAAAAGGGAAATGTATTGGAAAAGGGCGAAGGTGTAATGACTAAGGTAGAAGTTTCCTTAATCTTGCAAGGCCCGGTAAAACTCTATGAAAATTATCAAATCACGATTAAAAATGAAAGCCTACTTTCCGGTAGAGTGATTGCAATAGACCCGGGTAGCGCATTCGAGGTTGACCTAAAATCAAAAGAAGTAAAACTCGGCTCAAGATCCATGCCCCCAATCGACCTAAATACTTCAGACCTAAAGCTAAAAGGAAAAACCAGCGAAGACCCATTAGTCAGTCTTTCTGAGTTGATTGCAGAAAATAGAAGCGATATTAGAAAAGCAATATCCAATGTAGCCGACATCACAGTAAAAATCAACGAAGGGAAGGGAACTCTCGGAAAACTAATCAATAACGACGAGATCCACGCAAATGTAAACACTACATTGACAGACGCTCAAATCGTACTTAGAGAGCTTAGAGAGGGCTTAGAAGATACAAGAGAACAAGCACCCGTTACGAGTTTTATAAGAGCAGCACTTAGTGCATTTTAA
- a CDS encoding ABC transporter ATP-binding protein, translated as MPNNEELLKVENLSIDIYSEKLRFSVIDNVSFEVQKKEVHAVVGESGCGKTITSLAITKLLPKEVFFYNSGKILFKNQDVLQFTPSKLKDVRGKEISYIFQDPFTSLNPLKKIKDQIIEGYLLHVSKNQKEAIDKAKFLLTKVGLTDLDSRLNSYPNQMSGGMLQRISIAMSLMCDPALLIADEPTSAIDVTIQAQLIELLQNLKVEMGMSILFISHDIGLVASIADKISIMYAGKLVETGKTDEVIVNPSHPYTEALIQSVPSMRHELKRLKTIEGIVPSPLNYPKGCRFSTRCEKKIPICLEKVPEKIKISDTHFVECFMAGKNA; from the coding sequence ATGCCAAATAATGAAGAATTGCTAAAAGTAGAAAATTTATCTATCGACATATACTCTGAAAAATTACGATTTTCAGTCATAGATAACGTTTCTTTTGAAGTACAAAAAAAGGAAGTACACGCAGTGGTCGGTGAGTCTGGTTGTGGTAAAACGATAACTTCACTTGCAATTACAAAACTATTACCGAAAGAAGTTTTTTTTTATAACTCAGGAAAAATTTTATTCAAAAACCAAGACGTTTTGCAATTCACACCTTCTAAATTAAAAGATGTTAGAGGAAAAGAAATCTCCTATATATTTCAAGACCCTTTTACTTCATTAAACCCTTTAAAAAAAATCAAAGATCAAATTATAGAAGGCTACCTGCTCCACGTTTCAAAAAACCAAAAAGAAGCCATCGATAAAGCAAAGTTCTTACTTACGAAAGTGGGACTAACTGACTTAGATTCAAGATTAAACTCTTATCCAAATCAGATGAGTGGAGGAATGCTCCAGAGGATTTCTATAGCTATGTCTTTAATGTGTGACCCTGCACTTTTAATTGCTGATGAGCCTACAAGCGCAATTGATGTTACAATACAAGCACAATTGATTGAATTATTGCAAAACCTAAAAGTTGAAATGGGTATGAGTATTTTATTTATATCTCACGATATAGGACTTGTCGCCTCCATAGCAGATAAAATTTCTATAATGTATGCAGGGAAGTTAGTTGAAACAGGGAAAACAGATGAGGTGATAGTCAACCCTTCCCATCCATACACAGAAGCGTTGATTCAGTCTGTACCTTCTATGAGACATGAGTTGAAAAGATTAAAAACTATCGAAGGGATTGTTCCCTCTCCTTTAAATTACCCCAAAGGATGTAGATTCTCTACCAGATGTGAAAAGAAAATACCTATCTGTTTGGAAAAAGTTCCCGAAAAAATAAAAATATCTGATACCCATTTTGTAGAATGTTTTATGGCAGGAAAAAATGCTTGA
- a CDS encoding ABC transporter permease subunit, which translates to MKPYFLKRFLLIFPTLFGITFVVFLIAHLAPGGPLETELAKLKGIANEKGALAKEITREEVENLKKRLHLDKPTPIAYLYWLKEILKLNLGESRLHSKNVSDLIFEKFPVSLTFGLSGFFLAYLICIPLGIYKAMKHSEKFDITTSGIIFFTYSIPVFALAMLLLYIFASGEVFSIFPLAHEVSDNYEELSTLGKLGDRLTHMFLPVTCYISGSFAVLTLLMKNSLLEQISKDYLRTAVSKGLSFPQAVKSHAVRNSLIPIATGFGNNLSLIFAGSLIIELVFNIDGMGLLSFQAVTERDTDLMMGLLLVQSFISLIGNILSDFCYTMIDPRIKFD; encoded by the coding sequence ATGAAGCCCTATTTTCTAAAAAGATTTTTACTGATTTTTCCTACTCTTTTTGGAATTACGTTTGTAGTGTTCTTGATTGCTCACTTGGCTCCGGGTGGACCCTTAGAGACTGAGCTTGCAAAGTTGAAAGGAATCGCAAATGAGAAAGGTGCTTTAGCAAAAGAAATCACCCGCGAAGAAGTAGAAAACTTAAAGAAAAGACTCCACTTAGACAAACCAACCCCTATTGCCTATCTCTATTGGTTAAAAGAAATTTTGAAATTGAATCTTGGTGAGTCAAGACTTCACTCCAAAAATGTAAGTGACTTGATTTTTGAAAAATTTCCAGTCTCCCTTACATTTGGGCTTTCAGGGTTCTTTCTGGCGTATTTAATTTGCATCCCACTCGGAATCTACAAGGCGATGAAGCACTCCGAAAAATTTGATATCACCACAAGTGGAATTATTTTCTTTACATATTCAATTCCTGTTTTTGCGCTTGCCATGTTACTTCTTTATATATTTGCATCAGGAGAAGTATTTTCTATTTTTCCCTTGGCTCACGAAGTATCAGACAACTACGAAGAACTTTCAACTTTAGGGAAGTTAGGCGACAGGCTCACCCACATGTTTCTACCTGTAACATGTTATATTTCAGGTTCATTCGCTGTTCTCACACTTTTAATGAAAAACTCACTATTGGAGCAAATCTCTAAAGACTACCTTAGAACTGCAGTATCGAAAGGACTCTCCTTTCCCCAAGCAGTCAAGTCTCACGCTGTAAGAAATTCCCTTATTCCCATTGCAACAGGTTTTGGAAATAATTTGAGCCTGATTTTTGCAGGCTCACTAATCATAGAGCTTGTATTCAATATAGATGGGATGGGACTTTTGAGTTTTCAAGCAGTCACAGAAAGAGACACTGATTTAATGATGGGATTACTTTTAGTGCAAAGTTTTATTTCTCTTATAGGAAATATTCTCTCTGATTTCTGTTATACAATGATCGACCCAAGGATAAAGTTTGACTAA